One part of the Clostridium thermosuccinogenes genome encodes these proteins:
- a CDS encoding YaaR family protein has protein sequence MKIADMLNNPTGIASAQGRDDRRISGSKVSEFQSRLLSIEEKNYDEKLRTLADQIFAQGEKLGERIDIRELKVYKRLVSEFLREAVGGSHRFSKESFLDRRGRYKVFATIKKINHELDELTKDVLKEEKDNIRILQRLDDIRGMILDIMM, from the coding sequence ATGAAAATTGCGGATATGTTGAACAACCCGACGGGAATTGCATCCGCTCAGGGCAGAGATGACAGGAGAATAAGCGGGAGTAAGGTATCTGAGTTCCAAAGCAGGCTTTTGAGCATAGAGGAAAAAAACTATGATGAAAAGCTTAGGACTCTTGCCGACCAAATTTTTGCCCAGGGAGAGAAGCTCGGGGAAAGAATAGACATAAGAGAGCTTAAAGTGTATAAAAGGCTGGTTTCCGAATTCTTAAGGGAAGCAGTAGGCGGTTCCCATAGATTTTCAAAGGAAAGCTTCCTGGACAGGAGAGGAAGGTATAAGGTTTTTGCTACAATAAAGAAAATAAACCACGAGCTGGATGAGCTTACAAAGGATGTCCTGAAAGAAGAAAAGGACAACATCAGGATATTGCAAAGACTGGATGACATAAGGGGAATGATTTTGGACATTATGATGTAG
- a CDS encoding ATP-binding protein produces MKEKGEEMGFDDIIGQTEIVNTLKRAVKNDHAGHAYVFSGPEGIGKGMMAEAFARQLLCLDADAPERCEGCTACRLLDEGTNPDFIVIRPSGSSIGIDEIRGIQSDIIIKPLYSRRKVYVIVNADLMTVQAQNCLLKILEEPPRYAVIILTVSNYNALLETIRSRTIRYNFKRNSIEEVTGLLRERFGSSLKGIDFIAAYSGGIIGTALKLAESEEFISLRDRTIDMVFRIANSGLDAIFDIYDFFDENKDNINTVLDIMQMVYRDIMLLKTNQKENMLINYDKKDIILSNADAFTVQKLIRNIELVEQTYRNLKYNANFQLSIEAMLMKLQED; encoded by the coding sequence ATGAAGGAAAAAGGTGAAGAGATGGGTTTTGACGATATAATAGGCCAGACGGAGATTGTGAACACTTTAAAAAGAGCTGTAAAGAACGATCATGCAGGACATGCCTATGTGTTCAGCGGTCCGGAGGGGATTGGCAAAGGAATGATGGCAGAAGCCTTTGCAAGGCAGCTTCTTTGTCTTGATGCGGATGCCCCGGAACGCTGCGAAGGGTGCACAGCCTGCAGACTGCTGGATGAAGGTACGAATCCTGATTTCATTGTGATACGACCTAGTGGAAGCAGCATTGGAATAGATGAAATCCGGGGTATTCAGAGTGATATCATCATCAAACCGCTGTATTCCAGGCGAAAGGTTTATGTCATAGTCAATGCGGATCTCATGACGGTTCAGGCGCAAAACTGTCTTTTAAAGATTCTTGAGGAGCCACCCCGTTACGCAGTCATAATTTTAACTGTCTCAAACTATAATGCTTTGCTGGAGACTATTCGTTCAAGAACCATAAGATACAATTTCAAAAGGAACAGCATAGAAGAAGTTACCGGCCTGCTGCGGGAGAGATTCGGAAGCAGCCTGAAGGGCATTGACTTTATTGCGGCCTATTCCGGCGGCATAATAGGTACAGCATTGAAACTGGCTGAATCGGAGGAGTTTATATCCCTCAGGGACAGGACGATAGATATGGTTTTCAGGATTGCAAACTCAGGTCTTGATGCAATATTTGATATATATGATTTTTTTGATGAAAACAAGGACAATATAAATACGGTGTTGGATATCATGCAGATGGTTTACAGGGATATCATGCTGCTGAAAACCAACCAAAAGGAAAATATGTTGATTAATTATGATAAAAAGGATATCATATTATCAAATGCTGATGCTTTCACAGTTCAGAAGCTTATACGCAACATTGAACTGGTAGAGCAGACTTATAGGAATCTTAAATATAATGCAAATTTTCAGCTTTCAATCGAAGCAATGCTTATGAAACTTCAGGAGGATTAG
- a CDS encoding PSP1 domain-containing protein: MVKVVGVRFKEAGKVYYFDPGDLEIELYSNVIVETARGIEFGQVVVANREVPEEEIVAPLKKVIRIATEEDKQHAARNDEKEKEAFEICLQKIRAHNLDMKLIDVEYTFDNNKILFYFTAEGRVDFRELVKDLASVFKTRIELRQIGVRDESKMMGGLGICGRVLCCKSFLGEFQPVSIKMAKEQGLSLNPAKISGACGRLMCCLKYEQEAYEDLLTRVPKVGAIVDTPEGQGTVEEVSLLKEEVKVKLDKVNETELKIYKASEVKVIKEASATNDDTDDLDIDLEDLKELED; encoded by the coding sequence ATGGTAAAGGTGGTAGGAGTACGGTTTAAGGAGGCGGGAAAGGTATATTATTTCGATCCGGGAGACCTGGAAATAGAATTGTACTCCAATGTTATAGTCGAGACAGCGAGGGGAATTGAGTTTGGCCAGGTGGTTGTTGCCAACAGAGAAGTACCGGAGGAAGAAATAGTTGCACCCCTTAAGAAAGTTATACGGATAGCTACGGAAGAAGATAAGCAGCATGCTGCCAGAAATGATGAAAAGGAAAAGGAAGCTTTTGAAATATGCCTTCAGAAAATCCGCGCCCACAACCTGGATATGAAGCTCATTGATGTGGAGTATACTTTTGACAATAACAAAATATTGTTTTACTTTACTGCCGAAGGAAGGGTCGATTTCAGGGAACTGGTGAAGGACCTGGCTTCAGTTTTCAAGACAAGGATAGAACTTCGGCAGATAGGAGTCCGCGATGAGTCAAAAATGATGGGCGGCCTGGGTATTTGCGGAAGGGTGCTTTGCTGTAAAAGTTTCCTTGGCGAATTTCAGCCTGTCTCAATCAAAATGGCCAAGGAGCAAGGGTTATCCCTCAATCCGGCTAAAATATCCGGGGCATGCGGAAGGCTTATGTGCTGCCTTAAATACGAGCAGGAAGCTTATGAGGATCTGCTGACCAGGGTTCCGAAGGTAGGAGCTATTGTCGATACCCCGGAGGGACAGGGAACGGTGGAGGAAGTCAGCCTGTTGAAAGAAGAGGTAAAAGTAAAGCTTGATAAAGTGAACGAAACTGAGCTCAAGATATACAAAGCCAGCGAAGTCAAGGTAATAAAGGAAGCGTCCGCAACAAATGATGATACTGATGATTTGGACATAGATCTGGAGGACTTGAAAGAACTGGAGGATTAG
- a CDS encoding DUF362 domain-containing protein, producing the protein MAYFITDDCISCGACEAECPVSCISAGDSKYVIDEDACIECGACANVCPVDAPQQK; encoded by the coding sequence ATGGCATATTTTATAACTGACGATTGCATCAGCTGCGGCGCTTGCGAAGCAGAATGCCCTGTATCATGCATATCAGCAGGAGATTCCAAATACGTTATAGATGAAGATGCTTGTATAGAATGTGGCGCATGCGCAAATGTATGCCCTGTAGATGCTCCACAGCAGAAGTAA
- a CDS encoding tRNA1(Val) (adenine(37)-N6)-methyltransferase, with protein MQVRIYDNERVDDLQYKGLKLIQKKDGFCFGVDAVLLANFADVKRGAEVIDLGTGTGIIPVLIAGKTEARHVTGLEIQEEMAEMASRSVSMNGLEERVKIVCGDIRNHSRLFGSSTFDVVVTNPPYMNQGGGLINLSDTKAIARHEILCTLEDVISAASKLLKPGGQMAMVHRPERLVDILCLMRNYKIEPKYIRFVHPSPYKKANLLLIKGSKGGRPQLKMMDPLYIYDEKGNYSEEINRIYCRGMENSWGDGKHGN; from the coding sequence TTGCAAGTACGGATATATGACAATGAGAGGGTTGACGACCTGCAGTACAAGGGTTTGAAACTCATACAGAAGAAGGACGGCTTTTGTTTTGGTGTGGATGCAGTCCTTCTGGCAAACTTTGCCGACGTAAAAAGGGGTGCGGAAGTCATTGACCTTGGGACAGGTACAGGAATAATACCGGTATTGATAGCCGGCAAGACCGAAGCCCGCCATGTAACAGGCTTGGAAATACAGGAAGAGATGGCCGAAATGGCATCCAGAAGCGTATCCATGAACGGGCTGGAGGAAAGGGTGAAAATTGTATGCGGGGATATCAGAAACCACTCCAGGCTCTTTGGATCTTCTACTTTCGATGTTGTGGTGACCAACCCTCCATATATGAACCAGGGTGGTGGTCTTATAAATTTGTCGGATACCAAGGCCATTGCAAGGCATGAGATTTTGTGCACCCTGGAGGATGTGATAAGCGCAGCAAGCAAGCTTTTAAAGCCCGGAGGGCAGATGGCTATGGTTCACAGGCCTGAACGCCTGGTGGATATCCTTTGCCTTATGCGAAATTATAAAATCGAGCCTAAATACATAAGGTTTGTTCATCCTTCACCTTATAAAAAGGCAAACCTGCTTCTAATTAAAGGTTCAAAAGGCGGAAGGCCACAGCTTAAAATGATGGATCCCCTGTATATTTATGATGAAAAGGGGAATTACTCCGAAGAGATAAACAGAATTTACTGCAGGGGTATGGAGAACTCATGGGGAGATGGAAAGCATGGAAATTAA